In a genomic window of Muntiacus reevesi chromosome 1, mMunRee1.1, whole genome shotgun sequence:
- the PTHLH gene encoding parathyroid hormone-related protein, giving the protein MLWRLVQQWSVAVFLLSYSMPSCGRSVEELGRRLKRAVSEHQLLHDKGKSIQDLRRRFFLHHLIAEIHTAEIRATSEVSPNSKPAPNTKNHPVRFGSDDEGKYLTQETNKVETYKEQPLKTPGKKKKSKPGKRKEQEKKKRRTRSTWLTSGVAGTGLEEDYLYDISATSLELDSRRH; this is encoded by the exons ATGCTGTGGAGGCTAGTTCAGCAATGGAGCGTCGCGGTGTTCCTGCTGAGCTATTCGATGCCCTCCTGCGGGCGCTCGGTGGAGGAGCTCGGCCGCCGACT CAAAAGGGCTGTGTCTGAGCACCAGCTCCTCCATGACAAGGGGAAGTCCATCCAAGACTTACGGCGTCGGTTCTTCCTCCACCATCTGATCGCGGAAATCCACACAGCCGAAATCAGAGCTACCTCGGAGGTGTCCCCCAACTCCAAGCCCGCTCCCAACACCAAGAACCACCCCGTCCGATTTGGGTCTGATGATGAGGGTAAATACCTGACTCAGGAAACTAACAAGGTGGAGACATACAAAGAGCAGCCACTGAAGACGCccggcaagaaaaagaaaagcaagcctGGCAAACGCAAagagcaggaaaagaagaaacGGCGAACTCGGTCGACCTGGCTGACCTCAGGCGTGGCTGGGACTGGGCTGGAAGAGGACTACCTATATGACATCTCCGCAACATCGCTGGAGCTCGACTCACG GAGGCATTGA